A segment of the Arachis hypogaea cultivar Tifrunner chromosome 5, arahy.Tifrunner.gnm2.J5K5, whole genome shotgun sequence genome:
tgtttataaatttaaaataaataaaataaaaaaattattatatatttcacaatttaatttttataaaaaataaataatcatataataatatattaaaaaaagagtaaattgaataatatttattaatagttGAAATATTAGCATTTTTTGTTTTCCAATAAAGCTATTGCAGCAATATGATTTTTTCCCTTTCGGTTTTTTTTCCCCACCGAGTCACTTAGAAACAAACCGACCCGGATAACCTTTAACCTTTGGAACCTTGCCGATTCAATTCATAGTCATACATCCTCCTTTCATACATCCCTCTCTTTGCCCTAACCGGTCCATCCGGTTACACGTCCAcggttctcttctctcttctcttccctCTCTGAAGTTCGAACAGAAAGAAGTCAAAGAACTCGTTACGACGCTGACGCTGACGCTAACCCGGGTTTGTTCTTTTTCCCTCGTATTCCCAATTCTAGCATCCAAATCGTACAGGTGAACTCTTTTTATCATTTGTTATTAAATAGAATTCGAACTTACAAGTAGGTCTAGTTTCAATTTTGTGACACAGTGCATGTTGTTGAGATTTTAGTTGGAGGGGTTCTGAGGTTAATTCAAATGAGTTCAATTATAAACCTTGAGGAGGTTCCAGTTACACCCATGAAACGTGATCCTGCATGGAAGCATGTTCAGATGTTTAAGAATGGGAAGAAGGAGCAACTGAAGTGCATATATTGCAAGAAGTTGTTCAATGGTGGTGGCATTTATAGGGTTAAGGAACATCTTGCTTGTAGGAAGGGCAATGGATCCATTTGCAGTCTTGTTCCCAAGGATGTTACGTTTCATATGCAGCAGAGCTTGGAAGATAGTGGGACGAAGAAGATTAAGAAAGGGAAGAAGCAGAAGCAGCAGAAGCagcagaagaagcagaagaagcagaagatTGAGGAAGAGATCATGCCCTTGGTTTCAAATCAggtggatgagaatgatgaggtAGTGGATGCTCATGTTGGTGAGGGGATGAGTAAAAATGCAGcaacgaagaagaggaagaagcagaAGGCTGAAGAAGAAGAGACCATGGTTTCAAATCAGGTGTTTGAGAATCATGAGTTAGTGGTTGCTGGTGAGGGAATGAGTATAAATGTAGTGGATGCTCATGTTGGTGAGGGGATGAGTAAAAATGCAGcaacgaagaagaggaagaagcagaAGGCTGAAGAAGAAGAGACCATGGTTTCAAATCAGGTGTTTGAGAATCATGAATTAGTGGTTGCTGGTGAAGGAATGAGTATAAATGTAGAAATGACGAAGAACTCAACACCGATGCACTCTACAGATATTGATGCTGATTCTGAAGCTGTTCTTGCGGTGGAGAAAAATGCATTGGGTCCCAAAGGGTTTGACAATGACATTAAGACAGCAATAGGTCAGTTTTTGTATTATGTTGGTGCACCTTTTGATGCTGTGAACTCAGTCTATTTTAAACAGATGGTGGAGGCAATTTCTTCAAGGGGTTCGGGATTTGAGTGTCCCTCGCAGCATGAACTCCGCGGTTGGGTCCTGAAATACTCTGTGGAAGAAATGAAGAATGATGTAGAGAGGTGCAGGTTGAAATGGGGGAGGACAGGCTGTTCTATCTTGGTTGATCAGTTGACTACAGAAGCCGGTAGAGTGCTGCTAAATTTTTTTGCCTGTTTTCCCGATGGAATAATCTGTTTGAAAACCTTTGACTCAACCGAGATTTTTGTTCCTGCAAAGTGTTATGAGTTGATAAGACAAGTAGTAGAAGAAATTGGAGTTGGACATGTGCTGCAAGTGATTACACCAGGTGAAGAACTATATGCTGTTGCTGGTAAGTGGCTAACTGATACTTTTCCTACCCTTTTTTGGAGCCCTTCAGCAGCTTATTGCATTGATCTTATATTTGAAGATTTTGGAAATATTGAGTGGATTAGTATTGTGATTGAACAAGCTAGATCTATAACTAGATTTGTCTACAATTGTAGTGCAGTCTTGAGTATGGTTAGAAGGTATACTTTAGGGACTGATATTGTTGATCCTGCATTCTCACACTTGTCAACAAACTTTTCCACAATAAAACGATTTGTTGATCTCAAACACAAGTTACAGACCATGATCACATCTCAAGAGTGGATGGATTGTCCATACTCAAAGAAAGCAGAAGGTTTGGAAATGTTAGATATCCTGAGTGATAAAGTTTTTTGGTCCTCATGTCAAATGATCGTTCGTCTAACAGCTCCTCTCTTGGGGGTCCTGAGAATAGCTACTAGTGAGTTGAAACCTGCAATGGGATACATTTATGCTGGAATTTACCGGGCAAAAGAAGCTATTAAGAAAGCACTTGTtaagagggaggattatatggtGTACTGGAATATTATACATAACAGATGGGAAAGGTTGTGGAATCATCCCCTTCATGCTGCTGGCTTCTACCTTAATCCAAAGTTCTTCTATAGTATTCATGGGGATATGCAAAGTCAGATTCTCTCAAGGTTGTTTGATTGTATAGAGAGATTAGTTCCTGATACAAGAATCCAAGATAAAATTGTCAAGGAGATAACCTTATACAAGACTGCTGCTGGAGATTTCGGGAGAAAGATGGCAATCAGAGCTAGAAATAATCTGCTTCCTAGTAAGGGCTAATAACCTATTCTCTTAGATAGGAATATATATTCACTAACCAAGTTGTGTTTTAACTTCTACTTTCAATAACTTTtaataggaaaaaaaattaaatctttgagACACTACTCAAAATAGTTATGATGCATAGATGTAGAAAACTGAGAAACTGAACGGGGAAATATCTGCCTTCTCTTTTGCATAAAATGCTTATGCTGTGACAAGTAAACCGATCTAACTGATATGAGCTGAGAGAGAAATTTTCTGTGTCGACCTCCCCATTGACCTTGTGGTTGTAACCTTGTTTACATCATAGAGTGACTGCCAGCATAATTCTGAAATCCTGTAAAAAAGGTGGAGATAATGTTTATATGACTGGCCTAGAATTATCACACTAACAATTATGCCACTTATCCTATTTGAGTATTTCCTTTCTCTCATGACCCTTTGTGAGAAttcccttttattttttcttttctgtttgtttctttgttttcCATTAAGAATATGTGTTTCATTTATAGCTGAATGGTGGTCAACATATGGAGGAGGCTGCCCCAACTTATCCCGTTTATCAATTCGTATTCTCAGTCAGACATGCAGTTTGCCAATGTACAAGAGAAACCAGATGTCTTTCGAACAAAAAGTGAATTCGGGGAATTTTATAGTAAGCCAACATATTAGCGATCTTGCCTTTGTTCAGCACAACTTACAATTAAGACAAATGTGAGCTTGGACCATTGTAGACtaatagattttattttattttttcgaagaAAAAGTTTAGATAGATTGTAGACTAATATCCTgttgtttaattttctttcagGCTCACTAGCAAAGAACAAAATTTGAGTGATCCGTTATCTTTCAATAGCATTGGCATGGTTGAGGAGTGGATCAGGCCAAATGATTTACTCTTTGAAGAGAATGGGAGCTCATATTGGATGGTACTTGACCCTTCTGTTAACTCAATGCTCATAAGGCCATCAAATGATGAAGCTGAAGAATTGGGCGAAGGTAAATTGTGTGTTTTAATGGATGTGGAAACTGCTTGCTAGACAATGCCATTAATTAACATGTTTCCATCTGTTTGCAGGGTTTGATGATCATGAAATTTTCAATTATGGGAAATAGATAGTGGATGATCCAGAGAGCCATTGTTTTGGTCTGTAGAATCTATGCTGATGAGGGACAATAGATAGTGGATGATCCTCGTTATTGCCCAGCACAGAAAATGCGTATTGTTTACATTTTCCAGTTGTTTTCCTGATGCTAGTGGCTAATTGCTAGGTGGACTTTTTGGGAAGAGGAGGATGTCCCAATTCTTGTTAGATCTGTTACTTCTTGTACAGTTGCCTATATGTCTTTGGTAGTTTTGCAGCATGTGTCGCTCCAATTTAGGGTACAACTCTTACAAACTTGAACTCTTAAGTGTAACAGAACGAGCTAGTGGATCTTGAATGTGTTTTGGCTAAGATTGTTCATCTTGTGAATTGATATGTTTGGCTGTTTGCAATTGTCGAAATGTCTCTCGGTTTTATTTTTGCTTATAGTTGTTGTTTGTGAATCACAATCTTAGGGGACAAGTGCTTTAGTTCAATTCAACACTGTAATATTCTTTTGGtctctttataaaaaaaataattgttgattTTGACATGTCCCATGCCCAACAATTGTAGCCATTGAGAGACTTATTCATAGATTGAATGCGCTCAGAATCGAACTGTGTCCTTGCCGTGAGGAAAGCTACTTCCGGAAAGTCTATTTTGTGATTTTTGCATTCAAGTCTTTACTAAAGAGAATGCTTCCATTTTGTCTACGCCATTTTGCTGCCATCGACGAAGACTTCCTGCTTTCTTGTCATCCTCATTCTCAGGTACTCCtttaatcttcatcttcatcCTGTAAACTACTCTTAGAAAAATCATCTATAAATTTCATGTTTCATGCGGGCTAAGGTTTATTGCTCATTACTGTGATGTTTATTGTGAGCTGAATGCGTTTGGACTTTGGAATGAGGCAAAATTGAAGGAACCAATGGGATTGTTGGTTAGTTTAGGTTGATGGTGATGGAATATAAAGTAGAGTTAGAATGCTGATTGAGTTAATTGTGAACGATATAGGTGACTTTTGGGTCCTATTCTTTATGTGGTTCCTTAGTTCCCGTGGTTCTTGAGTTTTGCCTTAAATTCAGGGTAAACATAATGAACATATGTGAATCAGTGTTTCTTGGTTTTATTTCTTATTCGGTTGAGAGTTTATACAAACCGTATACTTTTTATCTCTAAAGTTtggtaaaagttaaaaaaatctctaaattttattttgtttcaattttatctcaAAAGTTTTCGATTGACATCAAATAGATTCTTgccggctaatttttcaaaaaatttaagaccaattcaacaataattataGAAGAACAACTttcaatacaagcaaatcaaacataattgtcaagtattattattggattggtcttaattttttttgaaaatttagctgttAGGAGTATATTTTatgcaaattgaaaattttgagacaaaattaaaacaaataaaacttacggatatttttaaaatttttgccaaattttagggacaaaagatatattttacttttatttgttttatttattttttatatattttccttttattttttattctagcaAAGCCAAGACCCAACTATTAAAATGGTATAAGAATTTCTTAGCCTCCTCACTTTTCATAACTTCCCTTTCCTTTCTCAGTAAGTTCTCTAATTTTCTTGGaaatttttccttttcttgtttgtgCATTCATGCAGATCTTAGTATGGTTTCTTAGGACAAATTGAACTGATATTCTTGACATCTCAGAACTTACATAGGTAACTAGAATAGTACCGTCTTTGTTGGTTACTTTGGTTGGCTGAAAACATGGCACATTGACACTCGTGATTATGTAATACTTGCTCCTTCCATGTTGTCACATCTATTAGCTTCTACCGAGTGCATTTGAATTTCATTAGGATTAGTGGCCACCTTACATATGAAAGATTTGTTGACTAAAAGGACTAACATGCTAAACACACATGTTAACGTGACCACCTTACATAATGTCACATAATTCAATTCACAAAAATGGAATTATTTCACAATGAGTTATTCTTATTTTTGTCAAACTTTTAAATCTTTTATAACTTTTCTATtctcattttttgttatttttgtcaacGTCTTAATCTCTTAAATGTTGTTTTGatctatttatttatgtattttgattaataatttttaaaagtgttaTAATTTTTACATGATTTATAagatatttgtatttatttaactTGCTTTATTGAGTCAaatgattataattaatttattatattaattatttaatttaattaatttaaatatatattatttgattta
Coding sequences within it:
- the LOC112801104 gene encoding uncharacterized protein isoform X2 codes for the protein MSSIINLEEVPVTPMKRDPAWKHVQMFKNGKKEQLKCIYCKKLFNGGGIYRVKEHLACRKGNGSICSLVPKDVTFHMQQSLEDSGTKKIKKGKKQKQQKQQKKQKKQKIEEEIMPLVSNQVDENDEVVDAHVGEGMSKNAATKKRKKQKAEEEETMVSNQVFENHELVVAGEGMSINVVDAHVGEGMSKNAATKKRKKQKAEEEETMVSNQVFENHELVVAGEGMSINVEMTKNSTPMHSTDIDADSEAVLAVEKNALGPKGFDNDIKTAIGQFLYYVGAPFDAVNSVYFKQMVEAISSRGSGFECPSQHELRGWVLKYSVEEMKNDVERCRLKWGRTGCSILVDQLTTEAGRVLLNFFACFPDGIICLKTFDSTEIFVPAKCYELIRQVVEEIGVGHVLQVITPGEELYAVAAEWWSTYGGGCPNLSRLSIRILSQTCSLPMYKRNQMSFEQKVNSGNFIVSQHISDLAFVQHNLQLRQMLTSKEQNLSDPLSFNSIGMVEEWIRPNDLLFEENGSSYWMVLDPSVNSMLIRPSNDEAEELGEGFDDHEIFNYGK
- the LOC112801104 gene encoding uncharacterized protein isoform X1, which gives rise to MSSIINLEEVPVTPMKRDPAWKHVQMFKNGKKEQLKCIYCKKLFNGGGIYRVKEHLACRKGNGSICSLVPKDVTFHMQQSLEDSGTKKIKKGKKQKQQKQQKKQKKQKIEEEIMPLVSNQVDENDEVVDAHVGEGMSKNAATKKRKKQKAEEEETMVSNQVFENHELVVAGEGMSINVVDAHVGEGMSKNAATKKRKKQKAEEEETMVSNQVFENHELVVAGEGMSINVEMTKNSTPMHSTDIDADSEAVLAVEKNALGPKGFDNDIKTAIGQFLYYVGAPFDAVNSVYFKQMVEAISSRGSGFECPSQHELRGWVLKYSVEEMKNDVERCRLKWGRTGCSILVDQLTTEAGRVLLNFFACFPDGIICLKTFDSTEIFVPAKCYELIRQVVEEIGVGHVLQVITPGEELYAVAGKWLTDTFPTLFWSPSAAYCIDLIFEDFGNIEWISIVIEQARSITRFVYNCSAVLSMVRRYTLGTDIVDPAFSHLSTNFSTIKRFVDLKHKLQTMITSQEWMDCPYSKKAEGLEMLDILSDKVFWSSCQMIVRLTAPLLGVLRIATSELKPAMGYIYAGIYRAKEAIKKALVKREDYMVYWNIIHNRWERLWNHPLHAAGFYLNPKFFYSIHGDMQSQILSRLFDCIERLVPDTRIQDKIVKEITLYKTAAGDFGRKMAIRARNNLLPTEWWSTYGGGCPNLSRLSIRILSQTCSLPMYKRNQMSFEQKVNSGNFIVSQHISDLAFVQHNLQLRQMLTSKEQNLSDPLSFNSIGMVEEWIRPNDLLFEENGSSYWMVLDPSVNSMLIRPSNDEAEELGEGFDDHEIFNYGK